The Halobellus sp. MBLA0158 genome has a window encoding:
- a CDS encoding DUF2391 family protein, producing MSANDPPSEPGGPDGGDDPAAAGDPEAAVDSTDEMERLLAEFDALAETVDSPAERERVRSARRAAVVAAHEAGAFGRVIRGFDRADLAEAFLGSVLFGIPMFVEGGTNEVGHHLAAHPISLVGTVVGAVGLVIGILYVADIQDVRIHEPFFGFVPRRLVGVLGVSAVTAVVVMTAWGRVDWATPILALADVVVAFAPMSVGAALGDILPGS from the coding sequence ATGTCAGCGAACGACCCGCCGTCCGAGCCCGGCGGCCCCGACGGGGGCGACGATCCGGCCGCCGCGGGCGACCCGGAAGCGGCCGTCGACTCGACAGACGAGATGGAGCGGCTCCTCGCGGAGTTCGACGCGCTCGCGGAGACGGTCGACTCCCCGGCCGAGCGCGAGCGCGTCCGATCGGCCCGCAGAGCGGCGGTCGTCGCCGCGCACGAGGCCGGCGCCTTCGGCCGCGTCATCCGCGGCTTCGACCGCGCCGACCTCGCGGAGGCGTTCCTCGGATCGGTGCTGTTCGGCATCCCGATGTTCGTCGAGGGCGGGACCAACGAGGTCGGCCACCACCTCGCGGCGCACCCGATCTCGCTCGTCGGAACCGTCGTCGGCGCGGTCGGCCTCGTGATCGGCATCCTCTACGTCGCCGACATCCAGGACGTCCGGATCCACGAGCCGTTCTTCGGCTTCGTCCCCCGGCGGCTCGTCGGCGTGCTCGGCGTCTCCGCGGTCACGGCCGTCGTGGTGATGACCGCGTGGGGGCGGGTCGACTGGGCGACGCCGATCCTGGCCCTGGCGGACGTGGTCGTCGCGTTCGCGCCGATGAGCGTCGGCGCCGCGCTCGGCGACATCCTCCCGGGGTCGTGA